One genomic window of Bradyrhizobium sp. CCGE-LA001 includes the following:
- a CDS encoding ParB/RepB/Spo0J family partition protein translates to MADEARSRLGRGLASLIGDVGGEAQHVDRPRAQRKVPIEFIKANPRNPRRTFSDTELKELSESIKQHGVIQPIVVRPVKGAQDRYEIIAGERRWRASQMAGLHDVPIVPVDISDSDALEFAIVENVQREDLNPLEEAQGYHALANEFKRSQDDIAKVVGKSRSHVANMMRLTKLPAEVQAFIATGELTAGHARALIGVPDPLGAAKRIVAEGLNVRQAEALAHEEGVPERKPQKARSTGAKEKDPDTIDLEKRVSDALGLKVTVNHRDPGGSVQINYSNLDQLDEVMKRLAKGGL, encoded by the coding sequence ATGGCCGACGAAGCGCGTTCGCGACTGGGCCGGGGTCTTGCAAGTCTGATCGGGGATGTCGGCGGCGAGGCTCAGCACGTCGATCGTCCGCGCGCGCAGCGCAAGGTGCCGATCGAATTCATCAAGGCCAATCCGCGCAACCCGCGCCGCACCTTTTCGGACACCGAGCTCAAGGAGCTCTCCGAGTCCATCAAGCAGCACGGCGTGATCCAGCCGATCGTGGTGCGTCCGGTGAAGGGCGCGCAGGACCGCTACGAGATCATCGCCGGCGAACGGCGCTGGCGCGCTTCGCAAATGGCCGGCCTGCACGACGTCCCGATCGTGCCGGTCGACATCAGCGACAGCGACGCGCTGGAATTCGCGATCGTGGAAAACGTGCAGCGCGAAGACCTCAACCCGCTGGAAGAGGCGCAGGGCTATCACGCGCTCGCCAACGAGTTCAAACGCAGCCAGGACGACATCGCAAAGGTCGTCGGCAAGAGCCGCAGCCATGTCGCCAACATGATGCGGCTGACCAAGCTGCCGGCCGAGGTGCAGGCCTTCATCGCAACCGGCGAACTGACCGCCGGCCACGCCCGCGCCCTGATCGGCGTGCCAGATCCGCTCGGCGCCGCCAAGCGCATCGTCGCGGAGGGCCTCAATGTCCGCCAGGCCGAGGCGCTCGCGCATGAAGAGGGCGTGCCCGAGCGCAAGCCGCAGAAGGCGCGCAGCACCGGCGCCAAGGAAAAGGATCCCGACACGATCGATCTCGAAAAGCGCGTCAGCGACGCTCTCGGCCTCAAGGTCACCGTCAACCACCGCGACCCCGGCGGCTCCGTGCAGATCAATTATAGCAACCTCGATCAGCTCGATGAGGTGATGAAGCGGCTCGCAAAGGGCGGGCTGTAG
- the holA gene encoding DNA polymerase III subunit delta, translating into MVALRGKEIDAFLARPDAGRPIILLYGPDAGLVRERAEALIASAVDDPNDPFALVKLDGDELSAEPSRLVDEAMTVPLFGGRRAIRIRAGSRSFASGVDTLAEMNVKDCRIVIEAGELRPESPLRKACEKAKTAVAIGCYPDTERDLAKLMDDELRIANLRIAQDARAALMSFLGGDRQASRNELRKLTLYAHGKGEITLDDVMAVVADASELKLDPIVDGAFAGRPDIVETEFAKAMIAGTYPGVIISAAQRQAAWLHKSALAIADGTPASAVLDSGYPRLHFSRKPAVETALRNFSPARLAAIIEQLATAALDTRKQASLAPAIAQRTLMAIAANAKRRG; encoded by the coding sequence ATGGTCGCGCTGCGCGGAAAAGAGATCGACGCCTTCCTCGCCCGCCCCGATGCGGGACGACCGATCATCCTGCTCTACGGTCCTGACGCGGGCCTCGTGCGCGAGCGCGCCGAGGCACTGATCGCCTCCGCCGTCGACGATCCCAACGATCCGTTCGCACTGGTGAAGCTCGACGGCGACGAGCTCTCTGCCGAGCCATCACGCCTCGTCGACGAAGCCATGACGGTGCCGCTGTTCGGCGGCCGTCGTGCCATCCGCATTCGCGCCGGTTCTCGCAGCTTTGCCAGCGGCGTCGACACCCTGGCCGAGATGAACGTGAAGGATTGCCGCATCGTGATCGAGGCCGGCGAGCTGCGCCCGGAATCACCGCTGCGCAAGGCCTGCGAGAAAGCCAAGACGGCGGTTGCGATCGGCTGCTATCCCGACACCGAACGCGACCTTGCCAAGCTGATGGACGACGAGCTCCGCATTGCCAATCTGCGCATCGCGCAGGACGCGCGCGCGGCGCTGATGTCGTTCCTCGGCGGCGACCGCCAGGCCTCCCGCAACGAGCTGCGCAAGCTCACGCTCTATGCGCATGGCAAAGGCGAGATCACGCTTGATGACGTGATGGCCGTCGTCGCCGATGCCTCCGAGCTGAAGCTCGATCCCATCGTCGATGGTGCTTTCGCTGGCCGACCGGACATCGTCGAGACCGAATTCGCCAAGGCCATGATTGCCGGCACCTATCCCGGCGTGATCATTTCGGCGGCGCAGCGCCAGGCCGCGTGGCTGCACAAATCGGCGCTCGCGATCGCCGACGGCACGCCGGCTTCGGCCGTGCTCGACAGCGGCTATCCGCGCCTGCATTTTTCGCGAAAGCCGGCGGTCGAGACCGCGCTGCGCAACTTCAGCCCGGCCCGGCTCGCTGCCATCATCGAGCAGCTCGCGACCGCCGCGCTCGACACCCGCAAGCAGGCCTCCCTCGCCCCGGCCATTGCCCAGCGCACGCTGATGGCGATCGCGGCGAATGCAAAGCGGCGGGGATAG
- the lptE gene encoding LPS assembly lipoprotein LptE, with product MLSARFRIAARLLAVAALAALTAGCFQPMYAERGDGTPGLREKLMGVELPPINKPNASRDARIGVEVRNALAFKLYGTATGMPPTHRLDIRFNSTRSSLIVDPNTGLPSTENYGIDCQYNLVEVVSGKSVMTGTTFARVSYDMPGSYQRFSRNRALRDAEDRAANEIAENINTRLAAFFTAGT from the coding sequence ATGTTGTCGGCTAGGTTCCGCATCGCAGCCCGCTTGCTGGCGGTCGCCGCCCTGGCGGCGCTGACGGCCGGCTGCTTCCAGCCGATGTATGCCGAACGTGGCGACGGCACCCCCGGTCTGCGCGAGAAGCTGATGGGGGTGGAGCTCCCGCCGATCAACAAGCCCAACGCCTCCCGCGACGCGCGCATCGGGGTCGAGGTCCGCAATGCCCTCGCCTTCAAGCTCTACGGCACCGCGACCGGCATGCCGCCGACGCACCGCCTCGACATCCGCTTCAACTCCACCCGCTCGTCCCTGATCGTCGATCCCAACACCGGCCTGCCGAGCACCGAGAATTACGGCATCGACTGCCAATACAATCTGGTCGAGGTCGTCAGCGGCAAGTCGGTGATGACCGGCACCACGTTCGCCCGCGTGTCCTATGACATGCCTGGCTCCTACCAGCGTTTCTCCCGCAACCGAGCGCTGCGCGACGCGGAAGACCGCGCCGCCAACGAGATCGCCGAGAACATCAATACAAGGCTCGCTGCGTTCTTCACCGCCGGCACCTGA
- the leuS gene encoding leucine--tRNA ligase has translation MTSERYNARDAEPRWQRLWDEQAIFVSKNDDPRPKYYVLEMFPYPSGRIHIGHVRNYTLGDVLARFMRAKGFNVLHPMGWDAFGLPAENAAIERKVAPKAWTYDNIAAMKKQLRSIGLSLDWSREIATCDPSYYKHQQKMFLDFLRAGLAEREKRKVNWDPVDMTVLANEQVIDGRGWRSGAVVEQREMNQWVFKITKYSQELLSALDGLDRWPDKVRLMQRNWIGRSEGLLIRFALDAATTPADESELKIFTTRPDTLFGAKFMAISADHPLAQAAAAKNPELAAFIGEIKKIGTAQEVIDTAEKQGFDTGIRAVHPFDPSWKLPVYVANFVLMEYGTGAIFGCPAHDQRDLDFVNKYNLGNTPVVCPEGQDPNSFVITDTAYDGDGRMINSRFLDGMTIDAAKEEVAKRLEGELRGNAPVGERQVNFRLRDWGISRQRYWGCPIPVIHCPKCDVVPVPDADLPVKLPDDATFDKPGNALDHHPTWKHVTCPQCGAKALRETDTMDTFVDSSWYFARFTDPWNEAAPTTPAVANRMLPVDQYIGGVEHAILHLLYSRFFTRAMKATGHIALDEPFAGMFTQGMVVHETYQKADGTYVQPVEVKVEVAGNGRRATLLASGEDIQIGPIEKMSKSKKNTVDPDDIIATYGADVARWFMLSDSPPERDVIWSDERVQGASRFVQRLWRLVNDSVELSKTAPATRPASFGPDATALRKAAHGALDKVTTGIERLHFNVCLAHIREFTNALSEVLQRPGQPTPDLAWAIREAGQILVQLFSPMMPHLAEECWQALGQSGLVSEANWPQIERDLLVEDSVTLVVQVNGKKRGEVTVATLAQNPEIEAAVLALDAVKLALDGKPVRKVIIVPKRIVNVVG, from the coding sequence ATGACCTCCGAACGCTATAACGCCCGCGACGCCGAGCCGCGCTGGCAACGTCTCTGGGATGAGCAGGCGATCTTCGTCTCCAAGAACGACGATCCGCGGCCGAAATACTACGTCCTCGAGATGTTCCCCTACCCCTCTGGGCGCATCCATATCGGCCATGTCCGCAATTATACGCTCGGCGACGTGCTGGCCCGCTTCATGCGCGCCAAGGGATTCAACGTGCTGCATCCGATGGGCTGGGATGCGTTCGGCCTGCCCGCGGAGAACGCCGCGATCGAGCGCAAGGTGGCGCCGAAGGCCTGGACCTACGACAACATCGCCGCGATGAAGAAGCAGCTCCGTTCGATCGGGCTGTCGCTGGACTGGTCGCGGGAGATCGCGACCTGCGATCCCTCCTATTACAAGCACCAGCAGAAGATGTTTCTGGACTTCCTGCGCGCGGGCCTTGCCGAGCGCGAGAAGCGCAAGGTGAACTGGGATCCCGTCGACATGACCGTGCTCGCCAACGAGCAGGTGATCGACGGCCGCGGCTGGCGTTCCGGCGCCGTGGTCGAGCAGCGCGAGATGAACCAGTGGGTCTTCAAGATCACGAAGTACTCGCAGGAACTATTGAGCGCGCTGGACGGGCTCGACCGCTGGCCCGACAAGGTGCGGCTGATGCAGCGCAACTGGATCGGGCGCTCGGAGGGCCTGCTGATCCGCTTCGCGCTGGATGCGGCGACGACGCCGGCCGACGAGAGCGAGCTGAAGATTTTCACGACGCGCCCGGACACGTTGTTCGGCGCCAAGTTCATGGCGATCTCGGCGGATCATCCGCTGGCGCAGGCAGCGGCCGCGAAGAACCCTGAGCTTGCGGCGTTCATCGGCGAGATCAAGAAGATCGGCACCGCGCAGGAGGTGATCGACACCGCGGAGAAGCAGGGATTCGACACCGGCATCCGCGCGGTGCACCCGTTCGATCCGTCCTGGAAGCTGCCGGTCTATGTCGCCAATTTCGTGCTGATGGAATACGGCACCGGCGCGATCTTCGGCTGCCCCGCCCATGACCAGCGCGACCTCGACTTCGTCAACAAGTACAATCTCGGCAACACGCCGGTGGTTTGTCCTGAAGGGCAGGATCCGAACAGCTTTGTCATCACCGACACCGCCTATGACGGCGACGGCCGCATGATCAATTCGCGCTTCCTCGACGGCATGACCATCGATGCGGCGAAGGAAGAGGTCGCAAAACGGCTGGAAGGCGAACTGCGCGGCAACGCGCCGGTCGGCGAGCGTCAGGTCAATTTCCGCCTGCGCGACTGGGGTATCTCGCGCCAGCGCTATTGGGGCTGCCCGATTCCCGTCATCCATTGTCCCAAATGCGATGTCGTGCCGGTGCCGGATGCCGATCTGCCGGTGAAGCTGCCCGACGATGCGACTTTCGACAAACCAGGCAACGCGCTCGACCATCACCCGACGTGGAAGCACGTCACCTGCCCGCAATGCGGGGCTAAGGCTCTGCGCGAAACCGACACCATGGACACTTTCGTGGATTCGTCCTGGTATTTTGCGCGCTTCACCGATCCCTGGAACGAGGCGGCACCGACGACGCCTGCGGTCGCCAATCGGATGCTGCCGGTCGACCAATATATTGGGGGCGTCGAGCACGCGATCTTGCATCTGCTCTACAGCCGCTTCTTCACCCGCGCGATGAAGGCGACGGGGCACATCGCGCTCGACGAGCCATTCGCCGGCATGTTCACGCAAGGCATGGTGGTGCACGAAACCTACCAGAAGGCCGACGGCACCTACGTGCAGCCGGTGGAGGTGAAGGTCGAGGTCGCCGGCAATGGCCGTCGCGCGACGCTGCTGGCCTCGGGTGAAGACATCCAGATCGGCCCGATCGAGAAGATGTCGAAGTCGAAGAAGAACACGGTCGATCCCGACGACATCATCGCGACCTACGGCGCCGACGTCGCCCGCTGGTTCATGCTGTCGGACTCCCCGCCCGAGCGCGACGTGATCTGGAGCGACGAACGCGTCCAGGGCGCCTCTCGCTTCGTGCAGCGGCTATGGCGGCTGGTGAACGACAGCGTCGAACTGAGCAAGACGGCGCCGGCCACCCGGCCGGCTTCGTTCGGCCCGGATGCCACCGCCTTGCGCAAGGCTGCCCACGGCGCCCTGGACAAGGTCACGACCGGCATCGAGCGGCTGCACTTCAACGTCTGCCTCGCCCATATCCGCGAATTCACCAATGCGCTGTCCGAGGTGCTTCAGCGGCCCGGCCAGCCCACCCCGGACCTTGCCTGGGCGATCCGGGAGGCCGGCCAGATCCTGGTCCAGCTGTTCTCGCCGATGATGCCGCATCTGGCTGAGGAGTGCTGGCAGGCCTTGGGGCAAAGTGGGCTGGTTTCGGAGGCCAATTGGCCCCAAATCGAACGCGATTTGCTGGTTGAAGACAGCGTGACCCTGGTGGTCCAGGTCAACGGCAAGAAGCGGGGTGAGGTCACAGTTGCAACACTGGCCCAGAATCCGGAAATCGAGGCTGCCGTTTTGGCCCTCGATGCGGTAAAGCTGGCCCTGGACGGCAAGCCCGTCCGCAAGGTGATCATTGTCCCCAAGAGGATCGTGAATGTTGTCGGCTAG
- a CDS encoding GGDEF domain-containing protein, producing MNSSFDDPDYDYAASIAGRAMQAMAEQRIAPTPTNFAVWYQYFAGGHDDLRNAIDLLIDHNRPFDARTNQDLFETYIAPQVSAIVVHTSERLHTLMGAAKEFLATAIADNRSQMQAISEVADQGKAGVDPKALVAQLMNELARAATRTTRLEAGFAEKTRELDVIRDSLSKSEERARTDTLTGLANRRALDEFLRKAHATAEWGEPLSVLLLDIDHFKFFNDNFGHGVGDQVLRLMAKVLREKVRAQDLPARYGGEELMAVLPDADLAAAAEIAERIRRAIADARITRRSTGETLPNISVSIGVAQYRQGEAVTDLIERCDRALYLAKGGGRNRVVTEIELDRAGAAG from the coding sequence ATGAATTCCAGCTTCGATGATCCCGATTACGACTATGCCGCGTCCATCGCCGGACGGGCGATGCAGGCCATGGCCGAGCAGCGCATCGCGCCGACCCCGACCAACTTCGCGGTTTGGTACCAATATTTCGCAGGGGGCCACGACGATCTGCGCAATGCGATCGATCTCCTGATCGACCATAACCGCCCCTTCGATGCCAGAACCAATCAGGACCTGTTCGAGACCTATATCGCGCCCCAGGTGAGTGCCATCGTCGTTCATACCTCCGAGCGGCTGCATACCCTGATGGGTGCGGCAAAGGAGTTTCTGGCGACCGCGATTGCCGACAATCGCTCCCAGATGCAGGCGATCAGCGAAGTCGCCGACCAAGGCAAGGCCGGCGTCGATCCGAAGGCGCTGGTCGCCCAGCTCATGAACGAGCTGGCGCGGGCTGCCACCAGGACGACGCGGCTCGAGGCAGGCTTTGCGGAAAAGACCCGCGAGCTCGACGTGATCCGCGACTCGCTCTCCAAGTCCGAGGAGCGCGCCCGGACCGATACGCTGACGGGCCTTGCAAACCGGCGGGCGCTCGATGAATTCCTGCGCAAGGCCCACGCGACCGCCGAATGGGGCGAGCCGCTCAGCGTGCTCCTGCTCGACATCGACCACTTCAAGTTCTTCAACGACAATTTCGGCCACGGCGTCGGCGACCAGGTGTTGCGGTTGATGGCAAAAGTGTTGCGCGAAAAGGTCCGCGCGCAGGATCTGCCGGCCCGCTATGGCGGCGAGGAGCTCATGGCGGTGCTGCCGGACGCCGACCTTGCAGCCGCTGCCGAGATCGCCGAGCGGATCAGGCGTGCGATCGCCGACGCCAGGATCACCCGCCGCTCGACCGGCGAGACCCTGCCCAATATCAGCGTGTCGATCGGCGTGGCGCAGTACCGGCAAGGTGAAGCGGTCACCGATCTCATCGAGCGCTGCGACCGCGCGCTCTATCTCGCCAAGGGCGGCGGCCGTAATCGCGTGGTGACGGAGATCGAGCTCGATCGTGCGGGAGCTGCCGGCTAG
- a CDS encoding diguanylate cyclase domain-containing protein, which yields MASVSLNRKRAKLKQVLGIRARLALLAVILVAPLMLERIRSLEDTRAQQIAQAAAEFTTVARHSADAQRQVISSVETILKSEAFIRASAGGISKSCDVLRASLPSSLPWIRTLLIAGQDGRIQCATNNMYVGLDLSDRPYFLQAQQTGRFVLSDFILSRPASTPTVMAVYPVSAFSGVPDAVVLATVNLDWMSKVMSNLGGRVGITAVLVDSAGTVLAAPADQHSAVGRPLDNMPLMSAIADRALRSDQDEGSLSFLAADGSRRAVSYIRIAGTNARLIASIDEDKVSAAVNRDIRTAYLQLAFVVVFVLLGALIAAEKLVIKPIEMLADMAKRLGEGDLSARAARSRLPGEFVPLARAFNAMAAQLSQRERELIASNDRLTVMASIDMLSGLANRRGFQSRLDFEWMRAQQYGSDLALLMIDVDHFKLFNDTYGHLEGDSCLTRLGESLSGIAADTMGFAARYGGEEFCLLLPNTDVNRAVEIGELVRAAVLKLCLPHITSNHMIVTVSIGVAAAKPNEALRPGDLIEAADAALYAAKHRGRNNVVEHGVQAIETGATEMMLAAG from the coding sequence ATGGCAAGCGTCAGTCTCAACCGCAAACGGGCGAAACTCAAGCAGGTTCTCGGAATCCGGGCGCGGCTCGCTTTGCTTGCGGTGATTCTGGTGGCCCCCTTGATGCTCGAGCGCATCCGTTCGCTCGAAGACACGCGCGCGCAGCAGATCGCGCAGGCCGCGGCTGAATTCACCACCGTCGCGAGGCACAGCGCAGATGCGCAGCGCCAAGTGATCTCGTCGGTCGAGACCATCCTTAAGTCGGAGGCCTTCATCCGGGCGTCCGCCGGCGGCATCAGCAAGAGCTGCGACGTGCTACGCGCCAGCCTGCCGTCGAGCCTGCCCTGGATCCGTACGCTTCTGATCGCCGGTCAGGACGGACGCATCCAGTGCGCCACCAACAACATGTATGTCGGTCTCGACCTCAGCGATCGGCCATACTTCCTGCAAGCGCAGCAGACCGGCCGCTTCGTGCTGAGCGACTTCATCCTGTCCCGGCCCGCGTCGACGCCGACCGTCATGGCGGTCTACCCGGTGTCGGCCTTCAGCGGTGTTCCCGATGCCGTCGTGCTCGCCACCGTCAATCTCGACTGGATGTCGAAGGTCATGAGCAATCTCGGCGGTCGCGTCGGCATCACGGCCGTTCTGGTCGACAGCGCCGGCACCGTGCTGGCAGCCCCCGCCGACCAGCACAGCGCGGTCGGCCGCCCGCTCGACAACATGCCGCTGATGTCGGCCATCGCCGATCGCGCCCTGCGCTCGGACCAGGACGAAGGCTCGCTGTCGTTTCTTGCCGCCGACGGCTCGCGCCGTGCAGTGAGCTACATTCGTATCGCCGGCACCAACGCTCGCCTGATCGCCAGCATCGACGAGGACAAGGTGTCCGCTGCGGTCAACCGCGACATCCGCACCGCCTATCTGCAGCTCGCCTTCGTCGTCGTGTTCGTCCTGCTCGGTGCGCTGATCGCCGCCGAGAAGCTGGTGATCAAGCCGATCGAGATGCTGGCGGACATGGCCAAGCGTCTCGGCGAAGGCGATCTGTCGGCGCGGGCGGCGCGCAGCCGACTGCCTGGCGAGTTCGTGCCGCTGGCCCGCGCCTTCAATGCGATGGCCGCTCAGCTCAGCCAGCGTGAGCGCGAGCTGATCGCGAGCAATGACCGCCTCACGGTAATGGCCTCCATCGACATGCTGTCGGGTCTCGCCAACCGCCGCGGCTTCCAGAGCCGGCTCGATTTCGAATGGATGCGCGCGCAGCAATATGGCAGCGACCTCGCGCTGCTGATGATCGACGTCGACCACTTCAAGCTCTTCAATGACACCTATGGCCATCTAGAAGGCGATTCCTGCCTGACCCGGCTCGGGGAATCGCTGTCCGGCATCGCAGCAGACACGATGGGCTTCGCGGCCCGTTATGGCGGCGAGGAATTCTGCCTGCTCTTGCCGAACACGGACGTGAATCGCGCCGTCGAGATCGGCGAACTGGTGCGTGCGGCCGTGCTGAAATTGTGCCTGCCGCACATCACCTCGAACCACATGATCGTCACGGTCTCGATCGGCGTTGCCGCAGCCAAGCCAAACGAGGCCTTGCGTCCCGGTGATCTCATCGAAGCCGCTGACGCTGCGCTCTACGCCGCGAAACACCGCGGCCGCAACAACGTCGTCGAGCACGGCGTGCAGGCGATCGAGACCGGCGCGACGGAAATGATGCTGGCGGCGGGCTGA
- a CDS encoding YggS family pyridoxal phosphate-dependent enzyme, with amino-acid sequence MTDANAAPVTGHSPNALAAVEAEIARACKDAQRDRASVTLIAVSKTFAADAISPVIVAGQRVFGENRVQEAKGKWPALTSVYADIALHLIGPLQSNKAKEAVALFDAIHSVDRPSICQALAKEIESQNKHPQLFVQINTGEEPQKAGVAPGEADAFLAACRDTYGLTISGLMCIPPVDEPPAAHFALTAKIAARNGLKNLSMGMSADFATAIMLGATHVRVGSAIFGHR; translated from the coding sequence ATGACAGACGCCAATGCCGCGCCGGTAACCGGCCATTCACCAAACGCCCTCGCTGCCGTCGAGGCCGAGATTGCACGCGCCTGCAAGGATGCGCAGCGCGATCGCGCCTCGGTGACGCTGATCGCGGTGTCCAAGACCTTCGCCGCGGATGCGATTAGCCCGGTCATCGTGGCCGGACAGCGCGTATTCGGCGAGAATCGGGTGCAGGAGGCCAAGGGCAAGTGGCCTGCGTTAACGTCTGTTTACGCCGACATCGCGCTGCACCTGATCGGACCGCTGCAATCCAACAAGGCGAAAGAGGCGGTGGCGCTGTTCGACGCCATCCATTCGGTCGACCGCCCGAGCATTTGCCAGGCGTTAGCCAAGGAAATTGAATCCCAGAACAAGCACCCGCAGCTCTTCGTCCAGATCAACACCGGCGAGGAGCCGCAGAAGGCCGGCGTCGCACCCGGCGAGGCCGATGCCTTCCTCGCGGCCTGCCGCGACACCTATGGGCTGACGATCTCCGGCCTGATGTGCATCCCGCCGGTGGACGAACCGCCGGCTGCGCATTTCGCGCTCACCGCCAAGATCGCGGCGCGCAACGGACTGAAGAATCTCTCGATGGGCATGAGCGCAGATTTCGCCACCGCGATCATGCTGGGCGCCACCCATGTCCGCGTGGGCAGCGCGATCTTCGGGCATCGGTGA
- a CDS encoding 2-keto-4-pentenoate hydratase, whose protein sequence is MLDKDQIAAASQVLVKHWRDGTKLEALDARLRPQNRAEGYAIQAALETTAPGKLFGWKIAATSEAGQKHINVAGPLAGRIMSDTVIADGSTASMKGNEMRVGEPEFAFRIGRDLPPRAAPYTVDEVVAAVATLHPAIEIPDSRFVDFVSAGEAQLIADNACAHLFVLGAAANADWRALDLVEERPQITLRGERYLGHGKNVLGDPRAALAWLANELRGLGLTLRAGEVVTTGTCHPPLPIQAGDHLAADFGALGKVSVGFV, encoded by the coding sequence ATGCTCGACAAGGATCAGATCGCCGCCGCTTCGCAAGTCCTGGTGAAGCATTGGCGTGACGGTACCAAGCTCGAGGCGTTGGATGCGCGGTTGCGACCGCAGAACCGCGCTGAAGGCTATGCCATCCAGGCTGCGCTCGAGACGACGGCGCCTGGTAAATTGTTCGGCTGGAAGATTGCGGCGACGAGCGAGGCCGGACAGAAGCACATCAATGTCGCGGGACCACTGGCTGGCCGCATCATGAGCGACACCGTGATTGCCGATGGCAGCACTGCGTCGATGAAGGGCAATGAGATGCGCGTCGGCGAGCCGGAATTCGCCTTCCGCATCGGACGCGACCTGCCGCCGCGCGCGGCGCCATACACCGTCGACGAAGTGGTCGCCGCCGTCGCCACCCTGCATCCCGCCATCGAGATCCCCGACTCGCGCTTTGTCGATTTCGTCAGTGCCGGCGAGGCGCAGCTGATCGCCGACAATGCTTGCGCGCATCTGTTCGTGCTGGGGGCGGCGGCGAACGCGGATTGGCGCGCGCTGGATCTCGTCGAGGAACGGCCGCAGATCACGCTACGCGGCGAGCGCTATCTCGGTCACGGCAAAAACGTGCTCGGCGATCCCCGCGCTGCACTTGCCTGGCTTGCCAACGAACTTCGCGGCCTCGGACTCACTTTAAGGGCAGGGGAGGTGGTGACGACAGGCACATGCCATCCGCCGCTGCCGATTCAGGCCGGCGATCATCTTGCCGCGGATTTCGGCGCGCTGGGCAAGGTGTCGGTGGGGTTTGTGTAG
- a CDS encoding L,D-transpeptidase family protein produces MKNKAVSASYAEKQSARPLSAIRVKPAAGNPRRGWLTAGPLVIPVALGRGGILANKREGDGGTPRGSFRPRRLWWRGDRHSRPQTLLPARIITAADAWCEDPKDRHYNQDIRLAEGQGGDRLKRADHLYDFIIEIDHNTRPRIAGRGSAVFLHLARDNFGPTAGCVSMTKSAMLQLLRRLGPRTKIIIG; encoded by the coding sequence ATGAAAAACAAAGCCGTGTCAGCTAGTTACGCCGAGAAGCAGAGTGCCAGGCCGCTGTCCGCGATCCGCGTTAAGCCTGCTGCCGGTAATCCGCGCCGGGGCTGGCTGACGGCCGGACCACTGGTCATACCGGTGGCGCTGGGGCGGGGAGGCATTCTCGCCAACAAGCGTGAGGGTGATGGCGGCACGCCGCGCGGCAGCTTTCGTCCCCGGCGCTTGTGGTGGCGGGGCGACCGGCATAGCCGCCCGCAGACGTTGCTGCCGGCCCGGATCATCACCGCCGCAGACGCCTGGTGCGAGGACCCCAAGGACCGCCATTACAATCAGGACATCCGGCTCGCTGAAGGGCAGGGCGGTGACCGGCTCAAGCGGGCCGACCATCTCTACGATTTCATCATCGAGATCGACCACAACACCCGGCCGCGGATCGCCGGACGCGGCAGTGCGGTGTTCCTGCATCTGGCCCGCGACAATTTCGGTCCGACCGCGGGCTGCGTCTCCATGACCAAATCCGCGATGCTGCAATTGCTGCGACGACTGGGACCACGAACAAAAATCATCATCGGGTGA
- a CDS encoding response regulator transcription factor, whose product MANARKILIVDDDTDLRDTLVEQLSLHEEFEASAVDTGAKGASAAKANAPDLVLMDVGLPDTDGREVVRSLRKGGFKAPIIMLTGHDTDSDTILGLESGANDYVAKPFRFAVLLARIRAQLRQHEASEDAVFSVGPYSFRPGSKMLTAANARKVRLTEKETAILRFLYRAGQMPVSRETLLQEVWGYNSGVTTHTLETHIYRLRQKIEKDAANPEILVTEAGGYKLVP is encoded by the coding sequence ATGGCCAATGCCCGCAAGATCCTGATCGTGGATGACGATACCGATCTGCGCGACACGTTGGTGGAGCAATTATCGCTGCACGAAGAATTTGAAGCGTCCGCCGTCGATACCGGCGCCAAAGGCGCAAGCGCCGCAAAGGCCAATGCCCCCGATCTCGTTCTGATGGATGTCGGCCTGCCCGACACCGATGGCCGCGAAGTGGTTCGCTCGCTGCGCAAGGGCGGTTTCAAGGCCCCGATCATCATGCTCACCGGCCACGACACCGATTCCGACACGATTTTGGGGCTGGAATCCGGCGCCAACGACTATGTGGCAAAACCCTTCCGCTTCGCCGTGCTGCTCGCCCGCATCCGCGCCCAGCTGCGCCAGCACGAGGCCAGCGAGGACGCGGTGTTTTCGGTCGGCCCCTACTCCTTCCGCCCGGGCTCGAAGATGCTGACGGCGGCGAATGCCCGCAAGGTCCGCCTCACCGAGAAGGAGACCGCCATCCTCCGCTTCCTCTACCGGGCCGGCCAGATGCCGGTCTCGCGCGAGACCCTGCTGCAGGAGGTCTGGGGCTATAATTCCGGCGTCACCACCCACACGCTGGAAACCCACATCTACCGCCTTCGCCAGAAGATCGAGAAGGACGCCGCCAACCCGGAAATCCTGGTCACGGAAGCCGGTGGCTACAAGCTGGTGCCGTGA